The following DNA comes from Legionella sp. PATHC032.
GGTATTTTTATGTCTTTTCAATATCCGGTAGAAATTCCTGGTGTAACCAATATCAATTTTCTTAAAGCATCAGTGAATGCGGTTCGCAAAGGACAAGGGAGAAATACCCTTGATGCTATAGAGTTTTTAAGTTTTATTCGAGAAAAATGTCAGCTTCTGGATATGGACGAAAGCTTTTTATACCGAAGTATTAATGAAGGATTTTCAGGCGGGGAAAAGAAACGTAATGAAATATTACAAATGGCTGCTTTGGAACCCAGGCTAGCCATTCTTGACGAAACCGATTCTGGCCTGGATATCGACGCATTACGAATTATTTCTCAAGGGGTTAATGCAATGCGCTCTCCTGAGCGTTCTATTATTTTAGTGACCCATTATCAGCGTTTACTGGATTATATTGAGCCTGATTTTATTCACGTCTTGGCAAATGGCCGCATTATTACGTCAGGAGATAAATCTTTGGCGCTGGAACTGGAGAAAAAAGGTTATAGCTGGCTTGAAGAAGTGGAGCAGTTATGAGTGATATTTTGGATTATTATCAACAGCAAGCCCAATCAGGTGTATCGCAAATACCTTGGCTTGCGCAGTTGCAGTCTAAAGCATTAACTGATTTGAAGCGTCGTGGTTTTCCCGGTCGGTATGACGAGGAATGGAAGTATACTCTTGTTGACTCCCTATTACAGCAGCATTTTGTACCACCTGATCCTACAGTAAAGCCTGCTCTTAAAACCGTCTTTGATGATTCGCCAGTCAAAAACCAGTTTTTAATACAAAATGGATTCATTTCCCAAGAGAACGAATGGATTAACGATCTGCCTGAGAACGTGTTAATTCTGCCTTTATCTCTTGCTTTAATACATTATGCTGATTTGATTAAGCCTCACCTTGGAAAGATTTTAGAGCAGGAACATGGTTTTCATTATTTAAATACAGCGATGATCCAATGTGGAGTCTTTATTTATATTCCTGCGGGAATTTGCCTGGAACAACCCATTGTTTTAAAGCATAGGCAAGATCAAATGAACCAGGCTGTGTACTTAAGGCATTTGATTCTTATGGAAAAAGAATCCCAGGCTACTCTTATTGAAGAATATCATGGCGAAGAAAACATTTGCTATTTCACCAACGGCATTACCGAAGTGTTTCTGGAGGCAGGTGCGAAACTTAATCATTATAAAATTCAAAGAGAAAGTAAATCAGCTTACCATTTAGGACATTTATCGGTTAAGCAATCCGCATCCAGTCAATTTTCCAGCCACTCGTTAAATTTGGGCGGGAAGTTAGTACGTAGTGATATAAGCATATCCATGCATGAAGAGCATGCACAATGCCTTATGAATGGAATTTACGCGCCAGGAGATGGACAACATGTCGATCATCATACTGTGGTGCATCATTTGGTGCCTAATTGTCGAAGCGAGCAAGATTACAAAGGGATTTTAAAGGGGCATTCCAGAGCGGTATTTAATGGCAAGGTTATTGTAGCCAAGAATGCGCAACATACCGATGCCAAGCAACAAAATAAAAACTTGCTTCTCTCCGCAAACGCAGAAATTGATACCAAACCGCAATTAGAGATTTTCGCTGATGACGTGTTATGTTCGCATGGCGCTACGGTTGGGCAACTGGATGAAGAGGCAATATTTTACCTGGCAACACGTGGTATTAGCCGGGATGAAGCTTCTCATTATTTGATCCAGGCGTTTGCCAATGATAATTTGCGCCTTATTCCGAATCGTGATTTGGCTGATTGGATGGGTCATTTATTAACTCAACAGTTGGGGTACGCAAATGAGTACTAATCCGTTATTAATGACATCCTTTGATGTCAACAAAATCAGGAAAGATTTCCCCGTTTTGCATCAGAAAATCAACGAGTATGATTTAGTGTATTTTGATAATGCAGCCACTACTCAAAAACCCAAGGCTGTGATTGATGCTATTGCTCAATTTTATGAGAAGGATAATTCCAACGTACATCGTGGAGTTCATGCCTTGAGTGTCAGGGCTACGGAAATGTATGAGGCAGCCAGAGCAAAGGTAAAACGATTTATTAATGCCAGGTCACCGAGAGAATGTATTTTTGTACGCGGTACGACAGAAGCCATTAACTTAGTGGCTCAGAGCCTTGTAGCTCCTCGTATATTACCTGATGAAGAAATTTTGATAACCCATATGGAACATCATTCCAATATAGTTCCCTGGCAAATGGTTTGCAAGAAAATGGGTTGCAAATTGCAAGTTGCCCCTATTTCTTTAAATGGCGAGGTAATACTTGAAGAGTTTGAAAGAAAATTAAATGAAAACACTAAAATGGTTGCGATCAATTACGCCTCCAATTCTTTAGGAACCATTAATCCTGTAAAAACAATGATTAAAATGGCTCATGAAGTAGGGGCTAAAGTATTACTGGACGGGGCACAGGCAACAGCTCACCTGATTGTAGACGTTCAAGATTTGGATTGCGATTTTTATGCGTTTTCCGGGCATAAAATGTATGGGCCCACAGGAATAGGTGTTTTATGGGGAAAAGAAGAATTATTAAATAGCATGACTCCCTATCAAGGCGGGGGTGAAATGATCAACTCCGTAAGTTTTGACGCAACGGAATACGCAGCCATTCCCCAAAAATTTGAAGCAGGCACCCCCAATATTGCAGGGGCGATTGGTTTGGCTGCTGCAATTGATTACATTTGGTCATTAGATTTGGATGCGATAGCGGAATATGAAGCACAATTATTAAACTATGCTACCAAGGCAATTGAATCAGTGAAAGGGTACAATATTATTGGAACGGCTGCCAACAAAGTACCTATTATTTCTTTTGTCCATGGAAAAATTCATGCCCATGATATTGGAACTATTCTGGATAGTGAAGGTATAGCGATACGCAGCGGGCATCACTGCACTATGCCTTTGATGGATTTCTACGATGTTGCCGCAACCTCTCGTATTTCCATGTCCTTTTATAATACGTTTAAAGAAATTGATTATTGTATGGAAGCCTTACAACGAGTTAAAGAGGTATTCGCATGAGTATGGAGTTGCGTGAACTTTACCAGGAAATCATTATCGATCACAATCGTAATCCTCGTAACCATCATGCGATGGAGGACGCGACCACTGAGGCTAAAGGGTTTAATCCTTTATGTGGGGATAAGCTAACAGTGTACCTCAAATTAGAGGATGATTTGATTCGTGATGTCAGTTTTGTTGGATGTGGCTGTGCTATCTCCCAGGCTTCTGCATCGTTAATGACTGATGCCTTAAAGGGCAAATCAATCAAAGAAGCTCATGAGCTGTTTCATCGTGTTCATCGAATGCTGACACAAGAGGAAGAAGATTATTTGATTTCCATGGATAAATTAACAGTTCTTGCCGGAGTTAAAGCATTCCCGGCGCGTGTAAAATGCGCCACTTTGGCGTGGCATACTTTGGAAGCGGCTTTAAACAAAGAAACGGAAGTGGTGAAAACAGAATAATGTTATGGCAATAGTGGCAGGGCTCGTGAAAGAGTTTGTCTGTATATCGCAAAATAGACCAGAGGCAGCTCATGTTTGGTTTTAAGAAAAAACAGAGTAACGAATCAATAAAGGAAGGCGTTATTACCGCGTTGAGGGGAGTTTTTGATCCCGAAATTCCGGTCAATATTTATGATCTGGGTTTGATTTATGATATTGCCGTTAATGACGAAGGCCATGTTCATATTCAGATGACGCTAACGACCCCAGGGTGCCCTGTGGCGCAAACCTTTCCCGGTACGGTGGAGCAGGCGGTCAATCAGGTTGAAGGAGTCAGCGATTGCACCGTTGAGTTGGTGTGGGAGCCGCCTTGGACCCAAGATCGCATGACAGAAGCTGCTCGTCTGGAGTTGGGAATATTTTATTGATCATGTCAGATAACTCCTGGTTACCCTCTGCTTCAATTCAATTATTACGTGCTCGAGCGGAGCTAATAGGTAAAATCCGTCAATTCTTTACTGAACGCCAATATCTGGAAGTGGAAACCCCTGTGATGGCGCGGCATGGGGTTACTGATGTTTACCTGAGCAATATCAAGGCGATTTTCAGAGGTGAAACATACTACTTACAAACTTCTCCCGAATACCATATGAAACGGCTGCTCGCTGCTGGCAGCGGGCCTATTTTTCAATTAGCGCGAGTTTTTCGCGATGACGAGTTAGGGCGTTGGCATAATCCGGAATTTACTTTACTTGAATGGTATCAATTAGATATCAATCACCATGTTTTGATGGATGAAGTGGATTTGTTATTACAAATTATTCTTAAATCCCAGCCTATGATCAGAAAAACCTATCAACAGGCCTTTGAAGAGGCTTGCGGTATTGACCCTTTTTCTGCATCCATAGAACAATTCACCAAGATATTAGCACAGCATGGTTTAGATGGTGTCTTATCTCCTCACGAACAAGACAGGGATCAATATCTGTTTTTATTAATGAGTCATGTCGTGGAGCCTTTTTTGGCAGAAGAATCAACCCCCGTTGCTGTGTATCACTTCCCTGCCTCCCAGGCTGCCTTGGCACAAGTAAAGGAAGGCGTAGCTGAGCGTTTTGAAGTGTACTATCAGGGAGTTGAACTGGCTAATGGTTTTCATGAGTTGACCGATGTCGAGGCGCAAAAAAAGCGTTTTATGCTGGATCAGCAACATAGAAAGCAAAAGGGATTGACGGCAATGGAAGCCGATGCCTATCTTTTGGAAGCCCTGGAACATGGGTTACCACCGTGCAGCGGGGTAGCCTTGGGGATTGATCGATTGTTGGCGCTCGCTTTAAAACAGTCAAGCATTGAAAAAATTCTCTCATTTAATTTTTCAAGATCTTAAGTCGTAGAAAATTAAATTAGTTCATCATTTTAGTATTTTTGCAGCCATAATAGCTAAGTCCTGTTATGTTTATACCGGATAAAAAAAAGTAACTTCATGTTTGTTATAAAACAGATTTATCACTCTGGAAGCAGGTATGGATTGAAATCGTTTGATTGTATTTAAGTCCGTTTCTCCCTGTAGTTTGATGGTAAAAATCAAATGTTTTGCTTTTTTTGATGCTATCCATTTTTTGATGAGGGTGTAGGCTCTGTCAGGATAGCAGGCAACATCGGAAAGCACCCAGTCATAAGACTCTGTGAGTTGTTCAGGATCTAAGGCAAAGGCGCTTTGCTTTAAGAAACTAACTCTGGGAAGCGCCATGATTTTTGTATCCAGTTCTGCTTTATCGACGGAAGTGACTTGAGTTCCGAGTGATTGCATCACGTAAGTCCAACCTCCCGGGGATGCTCCCAAATCTAAAACTGTTTCACTAGGCTTGGGGTATTTATTTAACAGGAACAAGGCTTCCCATAATTTTAAATAAGCTCTGTTTGGAGGATTAACTTTGTCTTCAATAAAATAACATTGTCCATCCGGCCATTTTTTTAGTCGTTTGGCGCTAAAGAGTAGAGTGTTTCTATCAAGAAGGCTAAATACGCCTATGGGTGGAATGTCATGGGCTACTGGAAAATGGGACATGAGTGGTGGGCATTTGCGAAGTTGTTCCTCAATCAAGCGCGATCGGCGAATTTCAGTAAGAGGGTGCAAATACCAGAATTTTCCGGCTTGCCGCAATATTTTTGCTGCTTCTGAAATGGATTGAAATGTTACTGTCTCAGGTTCAAGCCATACATCCAGTGCGAAACAAACATCAAGTTTCTGATGAGGAGAAAAAATGAGAGAGCCTATTTTATTGGATACTTCGCCTAACTCCTCACAAAGTGTTTCTATAAATTCTGGTTTTGACACATAGACAGTAGAGAAATGATTGGGCAGTTCCATGATAAATAGTGCTCACAGGTTAATAGTGACAAAGTCAAATGCCGTAATTTAGGCGATTTTGTAGTCTTTTTCTATATTTTTGTCCGGATTAGCGCTTTATCTGGCCTCCTGAATAACTTGCCTTGTTTATTTTACTGTCGTGATCCAAACGTTTCAGCAAAGCTTATTCACCGCACGTAAATTTTGCGCCCTGCCCCAAAGCAAAATAATCAGTTTATGCGTGAGGTGTATTATTTACTATTATCGATCAGGGTTATTTCAATGCGTTCAATGGATTTGCCGGGATGCGAGCGTTTGAG
Coding sequences within:
- a CDS encoding SUF system Fe-S cluster assembly protein — translated: MFGFKKKQSNESIKEGVITALRGVFDPEIPVNIYDLGLIYDIAVNDEGHVHIQMTLTTPGCPVAQTFPGTVEQAVNQVEGVSDCTVELVWEPPWTQDRMTEAARLELGIFY
- a CDS encoding SAM-dependent methyltransferase produces the protein MELPNHFSTVYVSKPEFIETLCEELGEVSNKIGSLIFSPHQKLDVCFALDVWLEPETVTFQSISEAAKILRQAGKFWYLHPLTEIRRSRLIEEQLRKCPPLMSHFPVAHDIPPIGVFSLLDRNTLLFSAKRLKKWPDGQCYFIEDKVNPPNRAYLKLWEALFLLNKYPKPSETVLDLGASPGGWTYVMQSLGTQVTSVDKAELDTKIMALPRVSFLKQSAFALDPEQLTESYDWVLSDVACYPDRAYTLIKKWIASKKAKHLIFTIKLQGETDLNTIKRFQSIPASRVINLFYNKHEVTFFYPV
- a CDS encoding aminotransferase class V-fold PLP-dependent enzyme — protein: MSTNPLLMTSFDVNKIRKDFPVLHQKINEYDLVYFDNAATTQKPKAVIDAIAQFYEKDNSNVHRGVHALSVRATEMYEAARAKVKRFINARSPRECIFVRGTTEAINLVAQSLVAPRILPDEEILITHMEHHSNIVPWQMVCKKMGCKLQVAPISLNGEVILEEFERKLNENTKMVAINYASNSLGTINPVKTMIKMAHEVGAKVLLDGAQATAHLIVDVQDLDCDFYAFSGHKMYGPTGIGVLWGKEELLNSMTPYQGGGEMINSVSFDATEYAAIPQKFEAGTPNIAGAIGLAAAIDYIWSLDLDAIAEYEAQLLNYATKAIESVKGYNIIGTAANKVPIISFVHGKIHAHDIGTILDSEGIAIRSGHHCTMPLMDFYDVAATSRISMSFYNTFKEIDYCMEALQRVKEVFA
- the sufU gene encoding Fe-S cluster assembly sulfur transfer protein SufU is translated as MSMELRELYQEIIIDHNRNPRNHHAMEDATTEAKGFNPLCGDKLTVYLKLEDDLIRDVSFVGCGCAISQASASLMTDALKGKSIKEAHELFHRVHRMLTQEEEDYLISMDKLTVLAGVKAFPARVKCATLAWHTLEAALNKETEVVKTE
- the sufD gene encoding Fe-S cluster assembly protein SufD, which gives rise to MSDILDYYQQQAQSGVSQIPWLAQLQSKALTDLKRRGFPGRYDEEWKYTLVDSLLQQHFVPPDPTVKPALKTVFDDSPVKNQFLIQNGFISQENEWINDLPENVLILPLSLALIHYADLIKPHLGKILEQEHGFHYLNTAMIQCGVFIYIPAGICLEQPIVLKHRQDQMNQAVYLRHLILMEKESQATLIEEYHGEENICYFTNGITEVFLEAGAKLNHYKIQRESKSAYHLGHLSVKQSASSQFSSHSLNLGGKLVRSDISISMHEEHAQCLMNGIYAPGDGQHVDHHTVVHHLVPNCRSEQDYKGILKGHSRAVFNGKVIVAKNAQHTDAKQQNKNLLLSANAEIDTKPQLEIFADDVLCSHGATVGQLDEEAIFYLATRGISRDEASHYLIQAFANDNLRLIPNRDLADWMGHLLTQQLGYANEY
- the sufC gene encoding Fe-S cluster assembly ATPase SufC, translating into MLNIKELNVAVNGQSILKGINLEVKPGEVHAIMGPNGSGKSTLSKVLAGHPSYEITRGEISYLGQDLLPMSPEERARAGIFMSFQYPVEIPGVTNINFLKASVNAVRKGQGRNTLDAIEFLSFIREKCQLLDMDESFLYRSINEGFSGGEKKRNEILQMAALEPRLAILDETDSGLDIDALRIISQGVNAMRSPERSIILVTHYQRLLDYIEPDFIHVLANGRIITSGDKSLALELEKKGYSWLEEVEQL
- the epmA gene encoding elongation factor P--(R)-beta-lysine ligase, translated to MSDNSWLPSASIQLLRARAELIGKIRQFFTERQYLEVETPVMARHGVTDVYLSNIKAIFRGETYYLQTSPEYHMKRLLAAGSGPIFQLARVFRDDELGRWHNPEFTLLEWYQLDINHHVLMDEVDLLLQIILKSQPMIRKTYQQAFEEACGIDPFSASIEQFTKILAQHGLDGVLSPHEQDRDQYLFLLMSHVVEPFLAEESTPVAVYHFPASQAALAQVKEGVAERFEVYYQGVELANGFHELTDVEAQKKRFMLDQQHRKQKGLTAMEADAYLLEALEHGLPPCSGVALGIDRLLALALKQSSIEKILSFNFSRS